One Triticum dicoccoides isolate Atlit2015 ecotype Zavitan chromosome 5B, WEW_v2.0, whole genome shotgun sequence genomic window carries:
- the LOC119308373 gene encoding uncharacterized protein LOC119308373, with product MDKFVRPIDGKSSKEEALKQLSMNEALFKERRGQCSPYVARWVYSHGIPFNALDNDEFCQMCEAIGKFGPGYEPPTQYELREKLLSDEYARTKSLLDEREKEKIKLGCTIMTDAWTDMKRRSIMNLCMHCSGGTSFLKSKETSDVSHTSEVIFQLVDSAIEEVGAEHVMQVVTENASNNMGAKKMLLEKRPKIFWSSCATHTINLMLQRFGSLKRFKTIIDQAKNLTICKGIFFPKCFGD from the exons ATGGACAAGTTTGTGCGTCCTATTGATGGTAAATCAAGCAAAGAGGAAGCCTTGAAGCAGCTAAGTATGAATGAAGCACTATTCAAGGAGAGAAGAGGTCAATGTTCACCATATGTTGCTAGATGGGTGTATTCACATG GCATACCATTTAATGCTCTTGACAATGATGAGTTTTGTCAAATGTGTGAGGCCATAGGCAAATTTGGTCCTGGATATGAGCCTCCTACTCAATATGAGCTTAGGGAGAAGTTGTTGAGTGATGAATATGCAAGGACCAAGAGTTTGTTAGATGAACGTGAGAAGGAGAAGATAAAGCTTGGGTGCACCATCATGACAGATGCAtggacggacatgaagaggaggagCATAATGAATTTGTGCATGCATTGCAGTGGGGGGACAAGTTTTCTCAAATCAAAGGAAACATCTGATGTGTCACATACAAGTGAAGTCATATTTCAGCTAGTGGACAGCGCAATTGAGGAGGTAGGGGCGGAGCATGTGATGCAAGTGGTGACGGAGAATGCTTCCAATAACATGGGAGCCAAGAAAATGTTGCTGGAGAAGAGGCCGAAGATCTTTTGGAGCTCTTGTGCAACTCACACTATCAACTTAATGCTCCAACGATTTGGCAGCCTCAAGAGATTCAAAACAATAATTGATCAAGCAAAGAACCTCACCAtctgtaagggcatatttttccctaagtgttttggtgattga